One genomic region from Homalodisca vitripennis isolate AUS2020 chromosome 6, UT_GWSS_2.1, whole genome shotgun sequence encodes:
- the LOC124364790 gene encoding plasmanylethanolamine desaturase produces MAVSFLSPVKSEQEILHNSMLEDDPNANSSVSPEETVSPRWGPTHKGAQELANLYSRGKRIQECISVSICVTLIAVNTCLIFYHIHLKNIPTILLAALCGIVSADFASGMVHWLADTWGSIDLPIIGKNFLRPFREHHIDPTSITRHDFIETNGDNFMVTIPFLGFLLWRLITDSEQQLQRHFAVLCFIFLFAIFVAMTNQIHKWSHTYFGLPWWVVWLQEHHVILPRRHHRYHHVAPHETYYCITTGWLNWPLEVVRFWPALESAITLFTGCRPRDDDFKWAQKRS; encoded by the exons ATGGCGGTGTCGTTCTTGTCACCTGTGAAGTCGGAACAGGAGATTCTTCACAATTCGATGCTGGAAGATGATCCTAACGCCAATTCGTCGGTTTCACCTGAAGAGACTGTGTCTCCCAGATGGGGTCCCACCCACAAGGGAGCCCAAGAACTAGCTAACTTGTACAGTAGAG ggaAGAGAATTCAGGAATGTATAAGTGTCAGTATATGTGTGACCCTGATAGCTGTCAACACATgccttattttttatcatatacacttaaaaaatattccaacaaTATTGTTAGCGGCACTATGTGGCATCGTCTCGGCCGACTTTGCGTCCGGTATGGTTCACTGGCTAGCAGACACTTGGGGATCTATAGACTTGCCCATCATTGGCAAG aattttctGCGGCCATTCAGGGAGCACCACATAGACCCaacgtccatcactcgccatgACTTTATCGAGACGAATGGCGACAATTTCATGGTTACCATTCCATTCTTGGGGTTCCTGCTGTGGCGGCTGATCACAGACTCAGAACAGCAGCTTCAACGTCACTTCGCCGTCCTCTGCTTCATCTTCCTCTTCGCCATATTTGTGGCCATGACCAACCAg ATCCATAAGTGGTCACACACATATTTTGGTCTGCCGTGGTGGGTTGTGTGGCTGCAGGAGCACCACGTGATTCTGCCGAGACGCCACCATCGCTACCACCATGTAGCGCCCCACGAGACCTACTACTGCATCACCACAGGTTGGCTCAACTGGCCGCTGGAAGTGGTCCGATTCTGGCCCGCCCTAGAGTCCGCAATCACGCTGTTTACGGGCTGTCGTCCACGCGACGATGACTTTAAATGGGCTCAGAAACGCTCGTGA